A single genomic interval of Streptomyces graminofaciens harbors:
- the dctA gene encoding C4-dicarboxylate transporter DctA, with amino-acid sequence MSRNDAAPGTVTAPSGRIRRLLSLLYVQCLIGVLAGAAVGWLWPSFGADLKPLGDGFIALVRMMIAPVIFCTVVHGIASMGNARAVGRVSLKALIYFEVLTTVAMVIGLVVVNLVKPGSGLHVDPSTLSTEGLPPEATQSHESVSAFVLSNIPDTLPGALTGHEILPVLLVSVLFGFGLNAAGEAGTGITQGVEKLSKVLFTLIRWIMRLAPIGAFGSMAFTIGNYGLDTLRHLFLLVGSFWLTALFFVLVILGAVMRVNGLRLLPFLRYIKEELLIVLGTSSSEPVLPRMMAKLEHAGASKPVVGITLPAGYSFNLDGTAIYLTMGSVFLAQALGIDLSLTQQLSMLAVMLLTSKGAAGVTGSGFIALAATLSAVPHVPVAALALIFGIDRFMSEARALTSVVGNGVATLAVAKWEGELDEDRARAVLRGEIPYTSAPEADHTPAPHADPAPGEKAGDADVKEAAGTDRAPVPAVG; translated from the coding sequence ATGAGCCGCAACGACGCAGCCCCGGGCACCGTCACCGCTCCATCCGGCCGCATCCGCCGACTGCTGTCCCTGCTGTACGTCCAGTGTCTGATCGGTGTCCTTGCCGGGGCCGCGGTCGGCTGGTTGTGGCCGTCGTTCGGAGCCGACCTGAAGCCCCTGGGCGACGGTTTCATCGCGCTGGTACGCATGATGATCGCGCCGGTCATCTTCTGTACCGTCGTCCACGGCATCGCCTCCATGGGCAACGCGCGTGCCGTCGGGCGGGTCAGCCTCAAGGCGCTGATCTACTTCGAAGTCCTGACCACCGTCGCCATGGTGATCGGCCTGGTCGTCGTCAACCTCGTCAAGCCCGGCAGCGGACTGCACGTCGATCCCTCCACCCTCTCCACCGAGGGCCTGCCGCCGGAGGCCACTCAGAGCCACGAGAGCGTCTCCGCGTTCGTCCTCTCCAACATTCCGGACACCCTGCCCGGCGCGCTGACCGGCCACGAGATCCTGCCGGTGCTACTGGTCTCGGTCCTGTTCGGCTTCGGCCTGAACGCCGCCGGCGAGGCCGGCACGGGGATCACCCAGGGCGTCGAAAAGCTGTCCAAGGTCCTGTTCACGCTCATCCGCTGGATCATGCGGCTGGCCCCGATCGGCGCCTTCGGCTCCATGGCTTTCACCATCGGCAACTACGGTCTGGACACCCTGCGTCACCTCTTCCTGCTGGTCGGCTCCTTCTGGCTCACCGCCCTGTTCTTCGTCCTGGTCATCCTCGGGGCGGTCATGCGGGTCAACGGCCTGCGTCTGCTGCCCTTCCTCCGCTACATCAAGGAGGAGCTGCTGATCGTCCTCGGCACCTCGTCCAGCGAGCCGGTGCTGCCGCGCATGATGGCGAAACTGGAGCACGCCGGCGCCTCCAAGCCGGTCGTGGGCATCACACTGCCCGCCGGATACTCCTTCAACCTCGACGGCACCGCGATCTACCTGACCATGGGCTCGGTCTTCCTCGCCCAGGCCCTCGGCATCGACCTCAGCCTCACCCAGCAGCTGTCGATGCTCGCCGTCATGTTGCTCACGTCCAAGGGCGCCGCCGGGGTCACCGGCTCCGGCTTCATCGCCCTGGCCGCTACCCTCAGCGCCGTTCCGCACGTCCCCGTGGCCGCCTTGGCGCTCATCTTCGGCATCGACCGCTTCATGTCCGAGGCCCGTGCCCTGACCAGCGTGGTCGGCAACGGCGTCGCGACCCTGGCGGTGGCCAAGTGGGAAGGGGAGCTGGACGAGGACCGCGCCAGGGCCGTCCTCCGCGGCGAGATTCCGTACACCTCCGCCCCCGAGGCCGATCACACCCCCGCGCCGCACGCCGATCCCGCACCGGGTGAGAAGGCCGGGGACGCCGACGTCAAGGAAGCAGCCGGAACGGACCGTGCCCCCGTGCCGGCCGTCGGCTGA
- a CDS encoding PrpF domain-containing protein, whose protein sequence is MLRLQGEMIRGGTSKCWIFDHHDVVATGVDADTLLLAAYNAADPRQIDGVGGASSTTSKAAIVRRSAEPGIDVEYAFAQVGIGDEHVEWASNCGNCATAVALYAVHNGLVPITSDSTTVRMLNVNTGARLTGTIPTPGRTAPEEGTAVVPGTAALGVPVLLGFLDPAGSTTGRALPTGRSLDTLSGPAGPIEASLVDAGAPAALFEAKAFGLQGTESLAEFAAVVPALTVLRRQAALAMGLAKENDPVSHAVPKVGVLARPAAYRTTDGTPVGPDEYDLAVRMVSMHAPHPAIGLTSAVALATAAATPGTLAHRVAGQTADGTLRLGTPAGVVTAQAVPAADSASPTVLLHRAARRIARAELLVPVLEGRPA, encoded by the coding sequence GTGTTGCGTCTGCAGGGCGAGATGATCCGCGGAGGAACCAGCAAGTGCTGGATCTTCGACCACCACGACGTGGTGGCGACCGGCGTGGACGCCGACACCCTGTTGCTCGCCGCCTACAACGCCGCCGACCCCCGCCAGATCGACGGTGTCGGCGGTGCCTCCTCCACGACCTCCAAGGCCGCGATCGTCCGGAGGTCGGCCGAGCCGGGCATCGACGTCGAGTACGCGTTCGCGCAGGTCGGTATCGGTGACGAGCACGTGGAATGGGCCAGCAATTGCGGCAACTGCGCCACCGCCGTCGCTCTGTACGCCGTCCACAACGGCCTGGTGCCGATCACGTCGGACTCCACCACGGTGCGGATGCTCAACGTCAACACCGGGGCCCGCCTCACCGGCACCATCCCGACTCCGGGGCGTACGGCCCCCGAAGAGGGCACGGCGGTGGTGCCGGGCACCGCCGCGCTCGGTGTGCCGGTCCTGCTCGGCTTCCTGGACCCGGCGGGTTCGACCACGGGTCGTGCCCTGCCGACCGGCCGTTCCCTGGACACCCTCTCGGGGCCCGCCGGTCCCATCGAGGCGTCCCTGGTCGATGCCGGTGCCCCAGCCGCGCTGTTCGAGGCGAAGGCCTTCGGTCTTCAAGGCACCGAGTCCCTGGCCGAGTTCGCCGCGGTGGTGCCGGCGCTCACCGTGCTGCGCCGTCAGGCCGCCCTTGCCATGGGCCTGGCCAAGGAGAATGATCCCGTCAGCCACGCCGTGCCGAAGGTCGGCGTCCTCGCCCGCCCCGCTGCCTACCGCACCACCGACGGCACCCCGGTCGGACCGGACGAGTACGACCTGGCCGTCCGCATGGTCTCCATGCACGCACCCCACCCGGCGATCGGTCTCACCTCGGCCGTCGCACTGGCCACCGCAGCCGCGACTCCCGGCACCCTCGCCCATCGCGTCGCCGGGCAGACCGCCGACGGCACGCTGCGCCTGGGCACCCCAGCCGGGGTCGTCACCGCCCAGGCCGTACCCGCGGCGGACAGCGCCTCCCCCACGGTGCTGCTGCACCGCGCCGCCCGCCGCATCGCCCGAGCCGAACTCCTCGTTCCCGTCCTGGAAGGACGCCCCGCATGA
- the hutU gene encoding urocanate hydratase, with protein MSGPRTVRAPRGSSLSAQGWQQEAALRMLQNNLDPEVAEHPDKLVVYGGTGKAARDWRSFDAMVRTLRTLKQDETMLVQSGRPVGVMQTHEWAPRVLIANSNLVGDWANWEEFRRLEALGLTMYGQMTAGSWIYIGTQGILQGTYETFSAVAAKKFGGTLEGTITLTAGLGGMGGAQPLAVTMNDGVAICIDVDPRAIERRIEHRYLDVRADSLQHALQLAVEARDARRPLSIGLLGNAAELLPQMLAEGAPIDIVTDQTSAHDPLAYLPVGVDFDDMADAAAKDPAGFTTRARESMAKHVEAMVGFMDAGAEVFDYGNSIRGEAQLAGYERAFAFPGFVPAYIRPLFSEGKGPFRWAALSGEASDIHKTDKAILELFPENESLHRWIKMAGERVHFQGLPARICWLGYGERDKAGERFNDMVASGELAAPLAIGRDHLDSGSVASPYRETEAMLDGSDAIADWPLLNAMVNVASGASWVSIHHGGGVGMGRSIHAGQVSVADGTALAGEKLRRVLTNDPGMGVIRHVDAGYDIAETVADERGVRVPMREGV; from the coding sequence ATTTCTGGACCGAGGACCGTGCGCGCTCCCCGCGGGAGCTCGCTCAGCGCGCAGGGCTGGCAGCAGGAGGCGGCGCTGCGGATGCTGCAGAACAACCTGGATCCGGAAGTCGCCGAGCACCCCGACAAGCTCGTCGTCTACGGCGGCACGGGAAAGGCGGCGCGGGACTGGCGGTCGTTCGACGCGATGGTCCGCACCCTGCGGACCCTGAAGCAGGACGAGACGATGCTGGTGCAGTCCGGCCGTCCGGTGGGGGTGATGCAGACCCACGAGTGGGCCCCGCGGGTCCTGATCGCCAACTCCAACCTGGTCGGCGACTGGGCCAACTGGGAGGAGTTCCGCCGCCTGGAGGCCCTGGGCCTGACCATGTACGGGCAGATGACCGCCGGTTCCTGGATCTATATCGGTACGCAGGGCATCCTCCAGGGCACCTACGAGACCTTCTCCGCCGTCGCCGCGAAGAAGTTCGGCGGCACCCTCGAGGGCACGATCACGCTGACGGCCGGCCTCGGCGGCATGGGCGGCGCGCAGCCCCTCGCCGTGACCATGAACGACGGCGTCGCGATCTGCATCGACGTCGACCCGCGCGCCATCGAGCGCCGTATCGAGCACCGCTACCTCGACGTGCGCGCGGACTCGCTGCAGCACGCCCTGCAGCTGGCGGTGGAGGCCCGGGACGCCCGCCGGCCTCTGTCGATCGGCCTGCTCGGCAACGCGGCCGAACTGCTCCCGCAGATGCTCGCCGAGGGCGCCCCCATCGACATCGTGACCGACCAGACCTCGGCCCACGACCCCCTCGCCTACCTCCCCGTCGGCGTCGACTTCGACGACATGGCCGACGCCGCGGCCAAGGACCCGGCGGGCTTCACCACCCGCGCCCGTGAGTCCATGGCCAAGCACGTCGAGGCGATGGTCGGCTTCATGGACGCCGGCGCCGAGGTCTTCGACTACGGCAACTCGATCCGCGGCGAGGCCCAACTCGCCGGATACGAGCGGGCGTTCGCCTTCCCCGGCTTCGTGCCTGCCTATATCCGGCCGCTGTTCAGCGAGGGCAAGGGGCCCTTCCGCTGGGCCGCCCTGTCCGGTGAGGCCTCCGACATCCACAAGACCGACAAGGCGATCCTGGAGCTCTTCCCGGAGAACGAATCCCTGCACCGCTGGATCAAGATGGCCGGCGAGCGCGTCCACTTCCAGGGCCTGCCCGCCCGTATCTGCTGGCTCGGCTACGGCGAGCGGGACAAGGCCGGCGAGCGGTTCAACGACATGGTCGCCAGTGGTGAGCTGGCCGCCCCGCTCGCCATCGGCCGCGACCACCTCGACTCGGGCTCCGTCGCCTCCCCGTACCGCGAGACCGAAGCCATGCTCGACGGCTCCGACGCGATCGCCGACTGGCCGCTGCTCAACGCCATGGTCAACGTGGCCTCCGGCGCGTCCTGGGTCTCCATCCACCACGGCGGCGGCGTCGGCATGGGGCGCTCCATCCACGCCGGCCAGGTCTCCGTCGCCGACGGCACCGCACTCGCCGGAGAGAAGCTGCGCCGCGTGCTGACCAACGACCCCGGCATGGGCGTCATCCGCCACGTCGACGCCGGCTACGACATCGCGGAGACGGTCGCCGACGAGCGGGGCGTCCGGGTGCCTATGCGCGAAGGCGTCTGA